A genomic stretch from Malus domestica chromosome 15, GDT2T_hap1 includes:
- the LOC114821702 gene encoding uncharacterized protein — protein MKKPKSGSCLLSKTQSYSTKLMNFFNLPIPPPPFSSLLSPDSYTLHSLFLSRKTRRCTSSSSSFSFLFVGLSATPPSPSRVLCGNQRPSLISLIRRRDESELSVDSLRCRRAPFFWLYAESDCHFDDPKDFYEKIDSSDDNDDEEN, from the exons atgaaaaaaccaaaaagtggAAGCTGCTTATTATCCAAAACACAGAGCTACAGTACCAAGCTAAtgaattttttcaatttgcCAATACCGCCCCCTCCTTTctcctctctcctttctcctgATTCCTACACTCtgcactctctctttctctctcgcaAAACACGCCGCTgcacctcttcctcctcctccttttcctttctcttcgTCGGTCTCAGCGCCACACCGCCGTCGCCTTCCAG GGTTTTGTGTGGCAACCAACGACCGAGCTTGATCTCATTGATTAG ACGAAGAGACGAGTCGGAGCTGTCAGTGGATTCTCTTCGCTGCCGTCGCGCTCCTTTTTTCTGG TTGTATGCTGAAagtgattgtcattttgatgatcCCAAGGACTTTTATGAAAAGATCGATAGTAGTGATGATAATGATGATGAAGAAAACTAA
- the LOC103416404 gene encoding photosystem I reaction center subunit N, chloroplastic, giving the protein MAAMNSSVLACNYAVSGAGISELAKAKTTCMPSVESAAQTKVVAIRAQQPSTQNSQAAAGRRAALLSLAAVAFTAVSSNSAANAGVIDDYLEKSKANKELNDKKRLATSGANFARAFTVQFGTCKFPENFTGCQDLAKQKKVPFLSDDLSLECEGKDKYKCGSNVFWKW; this is encoded by the exons ATGGCAGCGATGAACTCTAGTGTGTTGGCATGCAACTATGCCGTCTCCGGTGCCGGAATATCTGAACTTGCAAAAGCAAAGACGACTTGCATGCCTTCAGTTGAATCAGCTGCTCAGACCAAAGTAGTTGCAATCAGGGCCCAACAGCCTAGCACACAAAATAGTCAAGCAGCTGCTGGAAGAAGGGCTGCGCTGCTTTCCCTGGCGGCCGTTGCTTTCACCGCTGTTTCGTCCAACTCCGCTGCCAATGCCGGTGTCATTGATGATTACCTCGAAAAAAGCAAAGCCAACAAG GAACTGAATGACAAGAAGAGGCTGGCAACGAGCGGTGCAAACTTTGCAAGAGCATTTACTGTTCAATTTGGAACATGCAAGTTCCCAGAGAACTTCACTGGCTGCCAAGATCTCGCCAAGCAAAAG AAAGTACCATTTCTCTCTGATGATCTGAGTTTGGAGTGCGAAGGCAAGGACAAGTACAAGTGTGGTTCCAATGTTTTCTGGAAATGGTGA
- the LOC103402505 gene encoding beta-glucosidase 24-like, which produces MIKLGFILLLVLGCAVTTSKSAKQNHPKDYASCDAHHIFNRSSFSSDFIFGSAGAAYQFEGAAKEGGRGPCVWDTFTHKYPDKITDRSNGDVAVDSYHRYKEDVGILKDMGWDFYRFSISWSRLLPNGTLSGGVNKEGLNYYKNLLNELQANGIKPFVTLFHWDFPQALEDEYLGFLSPNSVSDFRDFADLCFKEFGDKIKHWITLNEPQTYSVQGYTVGAFAPGRCSNHTKCKEGGNSATEPYLSAHHQLLAHAAAVNVYRDKYQATQKGVIGITLNSGWSVPFSNSTEDKDAAVRALDFSYGWFMDPVTSGRYPKSMQRLIGNRLPNFTKEQSKMLKGSYDFVGLNYYSSSYAKDVTANKSVKQPSQSTDSNVESLNNRNGVPIGPMAASDWLYIYPQGLQELLTYTKIKYKNPIIYITENGVDEANDPKLSLEESLIDKERIKYYDSHLYYVQEAIKNGANVKGFFAWSLLDNFEWVNGYTVRFGIIYVDYKNGLKRHYKLSAHWWKNLLKGNSHSASKHNSSKGSKT; this is translated from the exons ATGATTAAGTTAGGTTTCATCCTCCTGCTTGTTCTTGGCTGTGCAGTTACAACTAGTAAATCTGCCAAGCAAAATCATCCCAAAGACTATGCTTCATGTGACGCTCATCACATCTTCAACCGGAGCAGTTTTTCCTCCGATTTCATATTTGGGTCTGCCGGAGCGGCTTACCAG TTTGAAGGTGCTGCAAAGGAAGGGGGTAGAGGACCATGTGTTTGGGATACATTCACTCACAAATACCCAG ATAAAATAACGGATCGCAGCAATGGAGATGTGGCTGTTGATTCATATCATCGCTATAAG GAAGATGTTGGGATTCTCAAGGATATGGGTTGGGATTTTTACAGATTTTCAATCTCATGGTCTCGCTTGTTACCTA ATGGAACGCTAAGTGGGGGAGTGAATAAGGAAGGACTAAATTATTACAAAAATCTCCTCAATGAGCTTCAAGCCAATG GTATAAAGCCCTTCGTGACACTTTTTCATTGGGATTTTCCCCAGGCTTTGGAGGATGAGTACCTTGGCTTCTTAAGCCCTAACAGTGT GAGTGATTTTCGGGACTTTGCAGACCTCTGCTTTAAAGAGTTTGGTGACAAAATTAAGCACTGGATCACGTTAAATGAGCCTCAAACTTATAGCGTCCAGGGTTATACAGTTGGAGCATTTGCTCCAGGCCGATGCTCTAACCATACAAAATGCAAAGAGGGTGGGAATTCCGCAACGGAGCCATATTTGTCGGCACATCACCAACTTCTAGCTCATGCAGCTGCTGTAAATGTGTATAGAGACAAGTATCAA GCTACACAAAAGGGCGTGATCGGAATAACACTTAACTCAGGTTGGTCTGTTCCATTTTCTAATTCAACGGAAGATAAAGATGCTGCAGTTAGAGCACTTGATTTTTCGTATGGATG GTTTATGGATCCGGTGACAAGCGGTCGGTATCCAAAGAGTATGCAACGcctaattggaaatcgattgcCCAACTTCACCAAAGAGCAATCCAAAATGCTAAAAGGTTCATATGACTTTGTTGGGTTGAATTACTACTCATCGTCTTATGCAAAAGATGTTACTGCCAATAAGTCTGTAAAGCAGCCAAGCCAGTCAACCGACTCCAACGTCGAATCATTAA ACAACCGCAATGGAGTCCCCATTGGTCCAATG GCTGCTTCGGATTGGCTTTATATTTATCCACAAGGACTTCAAGAACTGTTAACTTACACAAAGATAAAGTATAAAAATCCAATTATTTACATCACAGAAAATG gagtTGACGAGGCAAATGATCCCAAATTATCACTTGAGGAATCTCTCATTGACAAAGAAAGAATTAAATATTACGATTCGCATCTTTATTACGTTCAAGAAGCCATTAA GAATGGCGCTAATGTGAAAGGGTTCTTTGCGTGGTCATTGCTTGACAACTTTGAATGGGTTAACGGTTACACTGTGAGATTTGGTATCATCTATGTGGATTACAAAAACGGACTCAAAAGACATTACAAACTCTCAGCTCATTGGTGGAAGAATCTTCTTAAAGGTAATTCCCACTCGGCTTCCAAACATAATTCTTCAAAGGGCAGCAAAACCTAA
- the LOC103416405 gene encoding probable polygalacturonase — translation MDSDKPSSLFLGKAMKPTWASLLLVLTIMVVFSYQNFSTMSRLPTWVGSIWPTGVSETRLDAPARSCAGFFEDVPKRKVVMSIEAFGGVGDGTTSNTEAFRRAILHMQAFGNTGGSQLNVPKGRWLTGSFNLTSNFTLFLEHGAVILGSQDPKQWPVIEPLPSYGRGRERLGGRHISLVHGDGLTNVVITGHNGTVDGQGKMWWELWWNRTLEHTRGHLLEIKNSRNILISNLTFRNSPFWTIHPVYCSNVVIKDMTILAPLNAPNTDGIDPDSSTNVCIEDCYIESGDDLVAVKSGWDHYGIKMARPSSNIIIRRVNGTTPTCSGVGIGSEMSGGISNITIEDLHVWDSAAGVRIKSDKGRGGYIANVSISNLMMERVKIPIRFSRGANDHPDKGWDPKAVPHVKGIFISNVLSLNSTKAPELKGIEGASFERICFKNVTVLGLAPSAVWRCEFVSGFADGVFPVPCPQMEDMGSFDSCMQR, via the exons ATGGATTCAGATAAACCCAGCAGCTTATTTCTGGGTAAGGCGATGAAGCCCACGTGGGCATCTCTGCTCCTCGTACTCACCATCATGGTTGTCTTTTCCTACCAAAACTTCTCGACCATGTCGAGGCTTCCGACATGGGTCGGGTCGATTTGGCCAACTGGAGTATCCGAAACCCGATTGGATGCCCCAGCCAGGAGCTGTGCCGGGTTCTTCGAGGATGTGCCGAAGCGGAAGGTGGTGATGTCCATCGAAGCTTTCGGTGGCGTTGGCGACGGAACCACCTCCAACACGGAAGCGTTTAGGAGGGCGATACTCCACATGCAGGCTTTCGGTAATACCGGTGGGTCCCAGTTGAATGTCCCCAAGGGGAGATGGCTGACGGGGAGTTTTAACCTCACCAGTAATTTCACGCTGTTCCTTGAACACGGCGCTGTAATTCTCGGCTCCCAG GATCCGAAGCAATGGCCTGTAATCGAGCCATTGCCTTCTTatggaagagggagagagaggttaGGAGGAAGACATATAAGCCTTGTTCATGGGGATGGTCTCACAAATGTTGTCATTACAG GTCATAACGGGACAGTTGACGGTCAGGGAAAAATGTGGTGGGAACTATGGTGGAACAGAACATTGGAGCACACCAGAGGTCACCTCCTTGAAATAAAAAACTCTCGCAACATTCTCATCTCGAACCTCACCTTCCGCAATTCTCCTTTTTGGACCATCCATCCTGTTTACTGCAG TAACGTTGTTATCAAGGACATGACAATCTTGGCCCCCCTTAACGCTCCTAATACTGATGGTATAGACCCAG ATTCCAGTACTAATGTGTGCATTGAAGACTGTTACATTGAGAGTGGCGACGATCTTGTAGCAGTGAAAAGTGGGTGGGATCACTATGGAATCAAAATGGCTCGTCCAAGCTCAAACATAATAATTAGAAGAGTTAATGGCACCACTCCAACTTGCTCTGGAGTGGGAATAGGTAGTGAGATGTCTGGTGGGATTTCAAATATCACCATTGAGGATTTGCATGTTTGGGATTCCGCAGCTGGGGTGCGGATCAAATCTGATAAGGGTAGAGGGGGTTACATAGCGAATGTTAGTATAAGTAACTTAATGATGGAAAGGGTGAAGATACCCATAAGGTTTAGTAGAGGGGCGAATGATCACCCAGATAAAGGATGGGATCCCAAAGCTGTTCCCCATGTAAAGGGGATTTTTATTAGTAACGTGCTGAGTTTGAATTCAACGAAAGCCCCAGAATTGAAGGGCATTGAGGGGGCATCATTTGAAAGGATATGCTTTAAGAATGTCACAGTACTTGGTCTGGCTCCATCTGCAGTGTGGCGTTGTGAATTTGTTTCGGGTTTTGCAGATGGGGTATTTCCAGTGCCATGTCCTCAGATGGAGGATATGGGCTCGTTTGACTCTTGTATGCAGCGGTGA